In Phyllopteryx taeniolatus isolate TA_2022b chromosome 6, UOR_Ptae_1.2, whole genome shotgun sequence, one genomic interval encodes:
- the ccne2 gene encoding G1/S-specific cyclin-E2 isoform X1, translated as MRRRICGLAPAPQLIRSRSFILPPRSRRTNPVTTTMSRRSDRITLQARDSNTPEPAIRAPLRKRKSEPSKKKSQPAAKKQSCYEIQKCWSEDGASPCILIETPHKELEPADPSSFKQYRFKNLFIKASPLPRLSWASSDDVWIKMLNKDLKYVHDKSYMQRHPKLQPSMRAILLDWILEVSEVYCLHRQTAYLAQDFFDRFMLTQEDVNKDYLQLIGITALFIASKIEEIYPPKICEFAYVTDGACDTWDIQCTELQILKALDWNLCPETPISWLKLYAQVEAQKDSENFLVPQFSQETYIQITQLLDLCMMDIGSLDFSYSVLAAAAFCHFSTFDIVNKVSGLTWESVSACVRWMSSFVDVLRSEAKPQLKTFAKVNAEDRHNIQTHITYLDFLRKTQERQTTDADDCPLSPMVAVAPVLTPPSSTEKPPNH; from the exons ATGCGCAGGCGGATATGCGGATTGGCGCCGGCGCCGCAGCTGATCCGCTCTCGCTCATTCATTCTTCCCCCTCGCAG CAGACGCACAAATCCCGTCACCACCACCATGTCCAGGCGCAG TGATCGCATCACCCTTCAAGCCAGAGACTCAAACACGCCCGAACCCGCCATCAGAGCGCCGCTGAGGAAAAGAAAGTCCGAG CCCTCCAAGAAGAAGAGTCAACCCGCTGCCAAGAAACAAAGCTGCtatgaaattcag AAGTGTTGGTCAGAGGACGGAGCGAGCCCGTGCATCCTCATCGAGACGCCGCACAAAGAACTGGAGCCTGCCGACCCGTCCAGCTTCAAGCAGTACCGCTTCAAGAACCTCTTCATCAAGGCTTCGCCCCTACCTCGCCTCAG TTGGGCCAGCTCGGACGACGTGTGGATCAAGATGCTCAACAAGGATCTCAAGTACGTTCACGACAAGAGTTACATGCAGAGACACCCCAAACTGCAACCCAGCATGAGGGCCATCCTCCTCGACTGGATACTGGAG GTGAGCGAGGTATACTGCCTCCACCGGCAGACGGCGTACTTGGCGCAGGACTTCTTCGACCGCTTCATGCTGACTCAGGAGGACGTCAACAAGGACTACCTGCAGCTAATAGGCATCACCGCGCTCTTCATCGCCTCCAAGATTGAG GAGATCTACCCGCCCAAAATCTGCGAGTTTGCTTACGTGACGGATGGCGCGTGCGACACGTGGGACATCCAGTGCACCGAGCTTCAGATCCTCAAG GCGTTGGACTGGAATCTTTGTCCTGAGACTCCCATCTCCTGGCTGAAGCTCTATGCTCAGGTGGAGGCCCAGAAGGACAGCGAAAACTTCCTGGTGCCGCAGTTCTCGCAGGAAACGTACATCCAGATCACGCAG CTGTTGGACTTGTGCATGATGGACATCGGCTCACTAGACTTCAGCTACAGCGTTCTCGCTGCCGCTGCATTCTGCCACTTCTCCACCTTCGACATCGTCAACAAAGTGTCTG GCCTGACGTGGGAGAGCGTGTCTGCATGCGTGCGGTGGATGAGCTCCTTTGTGGATGTGTTGCGCTCGGAGGCCAAACCTCAGCTCAAGACCTTCGCCAAAGTGAACGCCGAAGACCGACACAACATCCAGACGCACATCACCTACTTGGACTTCCTG AGAAAAACTCAAGAGCGCCAGACTACGGACGCCGACGATTGCCCGCTCTCACCAATGGTTGCCGTGGCACCCGTCTTGACTCCGCCCAGTAGCACGGAGAAACCGCCCAACCACTGA
- the ccne2 gene encoding G1/S-specific cyclin-E2 isoform X2, whose amino-acid sequence MSRRSDRITLQARDSNTPEPAIRAPLRKRKSEPSKKKSQPAAKKQSCYEIQKCWSEDGASPCILIETPHKELEPADPSSFKQYRFKNLFIKASPLPRLSWASSDDVWIKMLNKDLKYVHDKSYMQRHPKLQPSMRAILLDWILEVSEVYCLHRQTAYLAQDFFDRFMLTQEDVNKDYLQLIGITALFIASKIEEIYPPKICEFAYVTDGACDTWDIQCTELQILKALDWNLCPETPISWLKLYAQVEAQKDSENFLVPQFSQETYIQITQLLDLCMMDIGSLDFSYSVLAAAAFCHFSTFDIVNKVSGLTWESVSACVRWMSSFVDVLRSEAKPQLKTFAKVNAEDRHNIQTHITYLDFLRKTQERQTTDADDCPLSPMVAVAPVLTPPSSTEKPPNH is encoded by the exons ATGTCCAGGCGCAG TGATCGCATCACCCTTCAAGCCAGAGACTCAAACACGCCCGAACCCGCCATCAGAGCGCCGCTGAGGAAAAGAAAGTCCGAG CCCTCCAAGAAGAAGAGTCAACCCGCTGCCAAGAAACAAAGCTGCtatgaaattcag AAGTGTTGGTCAGAGGACGGAGCGAGCCCGTGCATCCTCATCGAGACGCCGCACAAAGAACTGGAGCCTGCCGACCCGTCCAGCTTCAAGCAGTACCGCTTCAAGAACCTCTTCATCAAGGCTTCGCCCCTACCTCGCCTCAG TTGGGCCAGCTCGGACGACGTGTGGATCAAGATGCTCAACAAGGATCTCAAGTACGTTCACGACAAGAGTTACATGCAGAGACACCCCAAACTGCAACCCAGCATGAGGGCCATCCTCCTCGACTGGATACTGGAG GTGAGCGAGGTATACTGCCTCCACCGGCAGACGGCGTACTTGGCGCAGGACTTCTTCGACCGCTTCATGCTGACTCAGGAGGACGTCAACAAGGACTACCTGCAGCTAATAGGCATCACCGCGCTCTTCATCGCCTCCAAGATTGAG GAGATCTACCCGCCCAAAATCTGCGAGTTTGCTTACGTGACGGATGGCGCGTGCGACACGTGGGACATCCAGTGCACCGAGCTTCAGATCCTCAAG GCGTTGGACTGGAATCTTTGTCCTGAGACTCCCATCTCCTGGCTGAAGCTCTATGCTCAGGTGGAGGCCCAGAAGGACAGCGAAAACTTCCTGGTGCCGCAGTTCTCGCAGGAAACGTACATCCAGATCACGCAG CTGTTGGACTTGTGCATGATGGACATCGGCTCACTAGACTTCAGCTACAGCGTTCTCGCTGCCGCTGCATTCTGCCACTTCTCCACCTTCGACATCGTCAACAAAGTGTCTG GCCTGACGTGGGAGAGCGTGTCTGCATGCGTGCGGTGGATGAGCTCCTTTGTGGATGTGTTGCGCTCGGAGGCCAAACCTCAGCTCAAGACCTTCGCCAAAGTGAACGCCGAAGACCGACACAACATCCAGACGCACATCACCTACTTGGACTTCCTG AGAAAAACTCAAGAGCGCCAGACTACGGACGCCGACGATTGCCCGCTCTCACCAATGGTTGCCGTGGCACCCGTCTTGACTCCGCCCAGTAGCACGGAGAAACCGCCCAACCACTGA